In the genome of Tropicibacter oceani, one region contains:
- the paaG gene encoding 2-(1,2-epoxy-1,2-dihydrophenyl)acetyl-CoA isomerase PaaG has translation MSETILVADHGAWVEITLNRPDRLNSFNDEMHLALRAALESARDTGKRCVLLTGAGRGFCAGQDLGDRDPSKMDGPPDLSKTVRTFYAPLVNLIRSLDFPVICAVNGVAAGAGANLSLACDVVLAAQSAKFIQSFSKVGLIPDTGGSWHLPRLLGEARAKGLALTAEPLPAQKAEDWGLIWKALPDDDLMPQARAMAEKFAAGPTLGYALTKQAIQASATDTLHDHLELEADFMKRCGQSSDYAEGVSAFLQKREPRFTGQ, from the coding sequence ATGAGCGAGACCATATTGGTCGCGGATCACGGGGCTTGGGTGGAAATCACCCTGAACCGGCCGGACCGCCTGAACAGTTTCAACGACGAAATGCACCTTGCCCTGCGCGCCGCGCTGGAAAGCGCCCGCGACACCGGCAAACGCTGTGTCCTGCTGACCGGCGCCGGGCGCGGGTTCTGCGCGGGGCAGGATCTGGGCGACCGCGATCCGTCAAAGATGGATGGCCCCCCCGACCTGTCGAAAACCGTCCGCACCTTTTACGCGCCCTTGGTCAACCTGATCCGCAGCCTGGATTTCCCCGTGATCTGCGCCGTCAACGGCGTCGCCGCAGGCGCGGGCGCGAATCTGAGCCTCGCCTGTGACGTGGTGCTTGCCGCGCAATCGGCCAAGTTCATCCAATCCTTCTCCAAGGTCGGCTTGATCCCCGACACTGGCGGATCATGGCACCTACCCCGCCTGCTGGGCGAAGCGCGCGCCAAGGGTCTTGCCCTGACCGCCGAGCCCCTGCCCGCCCAAAAGGCCGAAGACTGGGGCCTGATCTGGAAGGCTCTGCCAGACGACGACCTGATGCCCCAGGCCCGCGCCATGGCCGAAAAATTCGCGGCAGGACCGACCCTTGGCTATGCGCTGACCAAACAGGCAATCCAGGCCAGCGCCACCGACACCCTGCACGACCACCTGGAACTCGAGGCCGACTTCATGAAACGATGCGGTCAAAGCAGCGACTACGCCGAGGGTGTCAGCGCCTTTTTGCAAAAACGAGAGCCGAGGTTCACAGGCCAATGA
- the paaZ gene encoding phenylacetic acid degradation bifunctional protein PaaZ — protein sequence MTVQNVQSFVAGRWIAPGDDARQIASAIDGQVIAQAGGAALDMQEVLDFARSTGGPALRKLTFHDRARMLKALALELNKHKDALYEISYLTGATRSDHAFDIDGGIGTMFVFASKGRREMPDGQVYLDGSPEQLGKTGAFLGQHICTPLLGAAVHINAYNFPLWGMLEKLAPTLLAGVPAIVKPATDTCYVTELAVKIMLDSGILPAGALQFIAGGVGDLLDRLDCQDAVSFTGSAATALKLRSNPRLLGNAVRFVAEQDSLNASILGPDAEPGTPEFDLFVKEVHREMTTKAGQKCTAIRRILVPEDRIEAVSDALAQRLAKTVVGDPRDEATRMGALVSKGQKADVLARVAELGAEVQRLCGNPDDFADSAGAFLPPMLLLCADPDGAQRVHDTEAFGPVSTLLPYRDLDHAIALANRGGGSLVTSVITHDAGVARDVVLGAAAYHGRIYINDRTSMKESTGHGAPMPHMIHGGPGRAGGGEELGGVRGVKHYMQRTAVQGSPDMLTAIGGTWVPGATQKDGGAHPFTRRFGVLEIGETIVTAPRTVTLEDIAHFAEFTGDTFYAHMDDAAAKRNPFFPGRVAHGYLLLSFAAGLFVEPNEGPVLANTGLDNLRFMKPVSAGSAIHVRLTVKAKTPRNADYGEVRWHVTLLDQDGDKVAEYELLTMNAA from the coding sequence ATGACCGTTCAGAATGTGCAAAGTTTCGTTGCGGGGCGCTGGATCGCGCCGGGGGATGACGCGCGGCAGATCGCCAGTGCCATCGACGGGCAGGTGATCGCGCAAGCCGGCGGCGCTGCGCTGGATATGCAAGAGGTTCTCGACTTCGCCCGCAGCACCGGCGGGCCAGCCCTGCGCAAGCTGACGTTTCATGACCGGGCGCGGATGCTCAAGGCGCTGGCGCTGGAGCTGAACAAGCACAAGGACGCGCTGTACGAGATCAGTTATCTGACCGGGGCGACGCGCAGCGACCATGCCTTTGATATCGACGGCGGCATCGGGACGATGTTTGTCTTTGCGTCGAAAGGGCGGCGGGAAATGCCCGATGGGCAGGTCTATCTGGACGGCAGCCCCGAGCAACTGGGCAAGACGGGCGCCTTTCTGGGGCAACACATCTGCACGCCGCTTTTGGGCGCGGCCGTGCATATCAACGCCTACAATTTTCCGCTGTGGGGGATGCTGGAAAAGCTGGCGCCGACGCTGTTGGCGGGGGTGCCTGCCATCGTGAAACCGGCGACCGACACCTGCTATGTCACTGAACTGGCGGTCAAGATCATGCTGGACAGCGGGATTTTGCCCGCAGGGGCGCTGCAATTCATTGCGGGCGGCGTGGGCGATCTGCTGGACCGGCTGGACTGTCAGGATGCGGTCAGCTTCACCGGCTCGGCCGCGACGGCGCTGAAACTGCGCAGCAACCCCCGGCTGCTGGGCAATGCCGTGCGCTTTGTGGCGGAACAGGACAGCCTGAACGCCAGCATTCTGGGGCCGGACGCCGAGCCGGGAACACCGGAATTTGATCTGTTCGTCAAGGAAGTGCACCGCGAGATGACCACCAAGGCGGGGCAGAAATGCACCGCGATCCGGCGCATTCTGGTGCCCGAAGACCGCATCGAGGCCGTGTCGGACGCGCTGGCCCAGCGATTGGCGAAAACCGTGGTTGGCGATCCGAGGGACGAGGCGACGCGCATGGGCGCGCTGGTGTCCAAGGGTCAAAAGGCCGACGTACTGGCGCGGGTGGCCGAGCTGGGAGCCGAGGTTCAGCGCCTGTGCGGCAACCCCGATGATTTCGCGGACAGCGCCGGGGCGTTCTTGCCGCCGATGCTGTTGCTGTGCGCCGATCCCGACGGCGCCCAGCGCGTGCACGATACCGAGGCATTTGGCCCGGTCAGCACGCTATTGCCCTATCGCGATCTGGATCACGCCATCGCGCTGGCCAATCGCGGCGGCGGGTCGCTTGTCACCTCGGTCATCACGCATGATGCGGGTGTCGCGCGCGACGTGGTGCTGGGGGCGGCGGCCTATCACGGGCGGATCTACATCAATGACCGCACCTCGATGAAGGAAAGCACGGGCCATGGCGCGCCGATGCCGCACATGATCCACGGCGGGCCGGGGCGCGCCGGGGGCGGCGAAGAACTGGGCGGCGTGCGCGGGGTGAAACATTACATGCAGCGCACGGCGGTGCAGGGGTCGCCCGACATGCTGACGGCCATCGGGGGCACCTGGGTGCCGGGGGCCACGCAAAAGGACGGCGGGGCGCATCCCTTTACCCGGCGCTTTGGCGTGCTGGAGATCGGGGAAACCATCGTGACCGCGCCGCGCACCGTCACGCTGGAGGATATCGCCCATTTCGCCGAGTTCACCGGCGATACGTTCTATGCCCACATGGATGACGCAGCGGCCAAGCGGAACCCGTTTTTCCCGGGGCGCGTGGCGCATGGCTATCTGCTGTTGTCCTTTGCGGCGGGTCTGTTCGTGGAACCCAACGAAGGGCCGGTTCTGGCCAATACCGGGCTGGACAACCTGCGCTTTATGAAGCCGGTCAGCGCCGGGTCGGCGATCCACGTGCGCCTGACGGTCAAGGCCAAGACGCCGCGCAACGCCGACTATGGCGAGGTGCGCTGGCATGTGACGCTGCTGGATCAGGACGGCGACAAGGTTGCGGAATACGAGCTGTTGACCATGAACGCGGCTTGA
- a CDS encoding PaaX family transcriptional regulator C-terminal domain-containing protein, whose product MTAQAYDMATEIAAFASCGPLRTWSVIATIMGDLLRAPEDAISGRALAGLAGPMAISEQALRVAVHRLKKDGWIESRREGRESLHLLSARGRAETEAVRALVYDAVGPRPEAVTLVVAPPDLTPPLMTVLPPSAMQLSTRCALVAGEKTLDRRLLAAPLHEGTLPKWVALALAGKPLRSEFAVLTRLTRQALEQLPEDPDKRLLLRLIILHHWRRLVLRQSPLADALLPADWEGAQARAAVIEALERLPRIAPDALNLALQSKG is encoded by the coding sequence ATGACCGCTCAAGCCTATGACATGGCGACTGAAATCGCCGCCTTTGCGTCCTGCGGGCCGCTGCGCACCTGGTCGGTGATCGCGACGATCATGGGCGACCTTCTGCGCGCGCCCGAGGATGCGATCAGCGGGCGGGCTCTGGCCGGATTGGCCGGGCCTATGGCGATTTCAGAACAGGCGTTGCGGGTGGCGGTGCACCGGCTGAAGAAAGACGGCTGGATCGAAAGCCGCCGCGAGGGGCGGGAATCGTTGCACCTGTTGTCGGCGCGCGGCCGGGCCGAAACCGAGGCAGTGCGCGCACTGGTCTACGACGCCGTCGGCCCACGCCCCGAAGCTGTGACGCTGGTTGTGGCGCCGCCTGATCTGACGCCGCCCTTGATGACGGTCTTGCCGCCCTCGGCGATGCAATTGTCGACGCGCTGCGCCCTGGTCGCGGGGGAAAAGACGTTGGACCGGCGGCTGTTGGCGGCGCCGCTGCACGAAGGCACCTTGCCGAAATGGGTGGCGCTGGCGCTGGCGGGCAAACCCCTGCGCAGCGAGTTTGCGGTGCTGACGCGGCTGACCCGGCAGGCGTTGGAGCAGTTGCCTGAGGATCCGGATAAACGGCTGCTGCTGCGGCTGATCATTTTGCACCACTGGCGTCGTCTGGTGTTGCGGCAATCGCCGCTGGCCGATGCCCTGCTGCCCGCCGACTGGGAGGGCGCGCAGGCCCGTGCGGCGGTGATCGAGGCGTTGGAACGCCTGCCCCGCATCGCGCCAGATGCGCTGAATTTGGCGTTGCAATCCAAAGGGTAA